In one window of Bacteroidales bacterium DNA:
- a CDS encoding response regulator transcription factor — protein MENRIIRILLAEDDENLGMLLKEYLQAKDFEVDLYKDGEKAYKGFQNKYYDICILDVMMPIKDGFTLAREIRMSNSSMPILFLTAKSMKDDIIEGFSLGADDYMTKPFSIEELLMRLEAILRRTRKDSVTTSQSIFQVGKYTFDAMKQTLQIGDNIRKLTTKESELLKYLSVNKNAILDRNFALKTIWVDDSYFNARSMDVYITKLRKYLKGDPTIEIINVRGKGFKLIS, from the coding sequence ATGGAAAATAGAATAATAAGGATTCTGCTTGCAGAAGACGATGAAAACTTAGGAATGTTGCTAAAAGAGTATCTTCAAGCAAAGGATTTTGAGGTTGACCTTTATAAAGATGGGGAAAAAGCATATAAAGGATTTCAAAATAAATATTATGACATTTGCATCCTAGATGTTATGATGCCCATTAAGGATGGGTTTACCCTTGCTAGAGAAATAAGGATGTCTAATAGCAGTATGCCCATTCTTTTCCTTACAGCCAAATCAATGAAAGATGACATAATTGAAGGCTTTTCGCTTGGGGCAGACGATTACATGACAAAACCATTTAGCATTGAAGAATTGCTTATGCGCTTAGAGGCTATCCTAAGACGTACCCGAAAAGATTCAGTTACAACAAGTCAAAGTATTTTTCAAGTTGGCAAATATACATTTGATGCAATGAAGCAGACCCTCCAAATTGGAGATAATATCCGTAAACTAACCACCAAAGAGAGTGAGTTGCTAAAATATTTAAGCGTAAATAAAAATGCTATTCTTGATAGAAATTTTGCGCTAAAGACCATTTGGGTAGATGACAGCTACTTTAATGCTAGAAGCATGGATGTATACATTACAAAACTCCGTAAATACTTAAAGGGTGATCCAACCATTGAGATTATTAATGTTCGGGGAAAGGGATTTAAGCTTATTTCGTAG